A genomic segment from Pseudomonas mendocina encodes:
- a CDS encoding Lrp/AsnC family transcriptional regulator: MQDKLSPIDRRILRLLQHNADLSAAEVAEKVELSQSPCWRRINRMQEEGLIERKVALLNHKRLGFGITVFVDIKLSAHGRGNLDEFEQAVVGYPQVLECYSMAGGSDYLLKVVAKDIADYERFLRDHLLQRPHVHEAHSHIAMSEVKRTTELPLD, translated from the coding sequence ATGCAGGACAAGCTCAGCCCTATCGACCGACGGATTCTCCGCCTGCTACAACACAATGCCGACCTCTCGGCCGCCGAGGTGGCGGAAAAGGTCGAGCTGTCGCAGTCACCCTGCTGGCGGCGGATCAACCGCATGCAGGAAGAGGGGCTGATCGAACGCAAGGTCGCCCTGCTCAATCACAAGCGCCTGGGCTTCGGCATCACGGTGTTCGTCGACATCAAGCTGTCGGCCCATGGTCGCGGCAATCTGGACGAGTTCGAGCAGGCCGTGGTCGGCTACCCGCAGGTGCTGGAGTGCTACAGCATGGCCGGCGGCTCTGACTACCTGCTCAAGGTGGTAGCCAAGGACATTGCCGATTACGAGCGTTTCCTGCGCGACCACCTGCTGCAGCGCCCGCACGTGCACGAGGCGCACTCACATATCGCCATGAGCGAGGTCAAGCGCACCACCGAGTTGCCGCTGGACTGA
- a CDS encoding ABC transporter ATP-binding protein/permease has translation MQTLRDFWLLARPFWSSAEKRPAFLLLFGTILMNLCLVGVNLLYNFWNLHFYNALQALDYDAFLIGGVQFLFLQLGLATFTVAAFHFQQKLTLRWRRWATENTLQQWLQRHRYLKLQLGVPETDNPDQRIADDINLLITLSLKLSLGLMTALVSLFSFLHILWQASSLVKIPFAGEILIIPGLLVWAALLYSILGTGGAFWLGRTLPRLNFIQQRREADFRFAMMRLRENAEAVAQYRGESEEHARFSQRLSAALENFWALVKQQKIVLGYSTFYMRSAMIIPMFIMAPQFFAGAFPLGRLTQLSAAFGEVHEAMAYLVKVFPEVAEWKAVVDRLIGFQRRLDQVADERGVRLEHDSEGFEATGLSLWLPDGQTLLTDFDLRLQPGDSLLIRAPSGFGKSTLIRALTGIWSHASGVARYDLGNTLTLAQKPYLPLGTLRDMLWYPSAPHPQDDPRLLEVMQQCELDHLSARLDDELDWSQTLSIGEQQRCAFVRALLLRPRILFLDESSSALDEKSERRCYTQLRHALPDAIVISVGHRASLEALHTRTLDLLPAQRSDQELEYA, from the coding sequence ATGCAGACATTACGTGATTTCTGGTTGCTCGCCCGGCCGTTCTGGTCATCTGCGGAAAAACGCCCTGCCTTCCTGCTGCTGTTCGGCACGATCCTGATGAACCTGTGCCTGGTCGGGGTCAACCTGCTGTACAACTTCTGGAACCTGCACTTCTACAACGCCCTGCAGGCACTCGACTACGACGCCTTCCTGATCGGCGGCGTACAGTTCCTCTTCCTGCAACTGGGCCTGGCCACGTTCACGGTGGCTGCCTTCCACTTCCAGCAGAAGCTAACCCTGCGTTGGCGCCGCTGGGCCACCGAGAACACCTTGCAGCAGTGGCTGCAGCGCCATCGCTACCTCAAGCTGCAGCTCGGGGTGCCGGAGACCGACAACCCCGACCAGCGCATCGCCGATGACATCAACCTGCTCATTACCCTGTCGCTGAAGCTCAGCCTGGGCCTGATGACAGCTCTGGTTTCGTTGTTCTCCTTCTTGCACATCCTCTGGCAGGCCTCGAGCCTGGTGAAAATCCCCTTCGCCGGCGAGATATTGATAATTCCCGGCCTGTTGGTATGGGCCGCCCTGCTCTACTCAATCCTCGGCACCGGCGGCGCCTTCTGGCTAGGGCGCACGTTGCCGCGCCTGAACTTCATCCAGCAACGCCGCGAAGCGGACTTTCGCTTCGCCATGATGCGCCTGCGCGAAAATGCCGAGGCCGTGGCCCAGTATCGGGGCGAAAGCGAAGAGCATGCCCGTTTCAGCCAGCGCCTGAGCGCAGCGCTGGAGAACTTCTGGGCCCTGGTGAAGCAACAAAAAATCGTGCTCGGTTACTCCACCTTCTACATGCGCAGCGCCATGATCATCCCCATGTTCATCATGGCCCCGCAATTCTTCGCTGGCGCCTTTCCTCTTGGCCGCCTGACGCAGCTCAGCGCGGCGTTTGGCGAGGTGCATGAAGCCATGGCCTATCTGGTCAAGGTGTTCCCCGAGGTGGCCGAGTGGAAAGCGGTAGTCGATCGCCTGATCGGTTTCCAGCGACGCCTGGATCAGGTTGCTGACGAACGCGGCGTCCGCCTTGAGCACGACAGCGAAGGCTTCGAAGCTACCGGGCTGTCGCTCTGGCTGCCGGATGGCCAGACGCTGCTCACTGACTTCGACCTGCGCCTGCAGCCCGGAGATAGCCTGCTGATCCGAGCACCGTCTGGCTTCGGCAAGTCGACTCTGATCCGAGCGCTAACCGGTATATGGAGCCATGCCAGCGGCGTGGCACGCTACGACCTGGGCAACACCCTTACCTTGGCGCAGAAACCCTATCTGCCCCTTGGCACCCTGCGCGATATGCTCTGGTATCCCTCAGCGCCACACCCGCAAGACGATCCGCGACTGCTGGAGGTGATGCAACAATGCGAACTCGATCACCTGAGCGCACGGTTGGATGACGAGCTCGACTGGTCACAGACGCTGAGCATCGGTGAACAACAGCGCTGCGCCTTCGTACGCGCACTGCTGTTACGCCCTCGGATACTGTTCCTCGATGAAAGCAGTTCGGCACTGGATGAAAAAAGCGAAAGGCGCTGCTACACACAACTGCGCCATGCCTTACCGGACGCCATCGTCATCAGCGTCGGCCATCGTGCCTCGCTGGAAGCCCTGCACACTCGCACTCTGGATCTGCTACCCGCGCAACGCTCGGACCAGGAATTGGAATACGCCTGA
- the phnN gene encoding phosphonate metabolism protein/1,5-bisphosphokinase (PRPP-forming) PhnN yields MQGRLIYLMGPSGSGKDSLLQAARAPLEARGCRFARRVITRSAEAVGEDALGVTPAAFERLELEGAFALSWRANGLAYGIPREIDDWLSAGQDVLINGSRGHLEAARQRYPQLLAIVLQVDEAVLRQRLLARGRETAEQIEQRLARSRSFAAVAGASVATVAEDGVCVLNNSGPLQQTVGRLLQLLDEHRRCA; encoded by the coding sequence ATGCAGGGCAGGTTGATCTATCTGATGGGGCCCTCGGGCTCGGGCAAGGACAGCCTGTTGCAGGCGGCGCGTGCGCCGCTGGAGGCACGCGGCTGCCGTTTCGCCCGGCGGGTGATCACCCGCAGCGCCGAGGCTGTGGGCGAGGACGCGCTGGGGGTGACCCCGGCCGCGTTCGAGCGCCTGGAGCTTGAGGGCGCCTTCGCCCTGAGCTGGCGCGCCAACGGCCTGGCCTATGGCATTCCCCGTGAGATCGACGACTGGCTGAGCGCCGGGCAGGACGTGCTGATCAATGGTTCGCGCGGTCATCTCGAAGCGGCCCGGCAGCGTTATCCGCAACTGCTGGCGATCGTTCTGCAGGTCGATGAGGCGGTGCTGCGCCAGCGCCTGCTGGCCCGCGGTCGGGAAACCGCGGAGCAGATCGAGCAGCGCCTGGCGCGCAGCCGGAGCTTCGCTGCCGTGGCAGGCGCTTCAGTGGCGACCGTCGCAGAGGATGGCGTCTGCGTGCTGAACAACTCCGGGCCTCTGCAGCAAACCGTCGGCCGCCTGCTGCAACTGCTCGACGAGCACCGTCGATGCGCCTGA
- the fhuF gene encoding siderophore-iron reductase FhuF: MLERFAELYPGIKRPPVASQWSMNYLSLMLPAMLAAVLTRERGIAFWEHEVALLHDAGQPRALWLPTLPLSLAAEQHDDYWARLLHEHLEPLFASIAAWGGLAPKVLWGNFAAIWDGAFARIDAKLEREGFAEAHRWLERAVVADGRIKPRSLQWMVDSPAPEICARIPLRRHCCLHYQLHAPVPDQPQVLCESCPKLHRLPEAEQAGYLRLIYQQ; encoded by the coding sequence ATGCTCGAACGCTTTGCCGAACTCTATCCTGGTATCAAGCGCCCTCCAGTCGCCTCTCAATGGTCGATGAATTACCTCAGCTTGATGTTGCCGGCCATGCTGGCAGCTGTATTGACGCGCGAGCGAGGCATTGCCTTCTGGGAGCATGAGGTCGCGTTGCTGCATGACGCCGGCCAGCCACGCGCGTTGTGGTTGCCGACGCTACCACTCTCGCTTGCTGCCGAGCAGCACGATGACTATTGGGCGCGCCTGCTGCATGAGCATTTGGAGCCATTGTTCGCCAGCATTGCAGCCTGGGGTGGATTGGCACCGAAGGTACTCTGGGGCAACTTTGCCGCCATCTGGGATGGCGCCTTCGCCCGCATTGACGCCAAGCTGGAGCGTGAAGGTTTCGCCGAGGCCCACCGCTGGCTGGAGCGGGCGGTGGTAGCCGACGGTCGTATAAAACCGAGAAGTCTGCAATGGATGGTCGACTCACCGGCGCCCGAGATCTGCGCGCGTATTCCCCTGCGCCGTCATTGCTGCCTGCATTACCAGTTGCATGCCCCGGTACCCGATCAGCCGCAGGTGCTGTGCGAGTCCTGCCCGAAGCTGCATCGCCTGCCCGAGGCGGAGCAGGCAGGTTACTTGCGGTTGATTTATCAGCAGTGA
- a CDS encoding indolepyruvate ferredoxin oxidoreductase family protein — translation MSLAEIRLDDKYRLATGHLYLTGTQALTRLPMLQKQRDAAFGLNTACFISGYRGSPLGGLDKSLWDAREYLKENHIHFQPGVNEELGATAVWGSQQANLFPGARYDGVFAMWYGKGPGVDRSGDVFKHGNSAGVSKHGGVLLLAGDDHGCKSSTIAHQSEHAFIAASIPVLNPANVQEVLDYGIIGWELSRYSGCWVALKTIAENVDSSAVVDVDPLRIQVKIPEDFQLPEDGVHIRWPDPPLAQEKRLNVYKIYAARAFALANNLNQVKLDSPNPRLGIITTGKSYLDVRQALDDLGLDEALCAQVGLRVLKVGMSWPLEPVSVHQFAEGLDEILVVEEKRSIIEDQLTGQLYNWPVGKRPRVVGEFDEEGNSLLPNLGELTPAMIARVIAKRLAPIYSSPTIEERLAFLDAKEKALAAPKHKTARTPHFCSGCPHNSSTKVPEGSRALGGIGCHYMTQWMDRSTDTFTQMGGEGATWIGQAPFTDTPHVFQNLGDGTYFHSGHLALRAAVASGVNITYKILYNDAVAMTGGQPIDGELRIDQLSQQVHAEGVKRIALVSDEPDKYPTRATFAPGVTFHHRRELDAVQRELREFKGVSVILYDQTCATEKRRRRKRGKMVDPAKRAFINPAVCEGCGDCSVKSNCLSVLPLETELGRKREIDQSACNKDFSCLEGFCPSFVTVHGGSLRKPEAVGLGALFIALPEPKQPALSRPWNILLPGVGGSGVTTVGALLGMAAHIEGKGCTVLDQAGLAQKFGPVITHIRIAARQSDIYAVRIAAGETDLLLGCDLVVSSSEEALAKLNDKIAHAVINSHEAATAEFTRNPDAQVPGAAMREAISEAVGDGKTRFVDATRLATRLLGDSIATNLFMLGYAYQKGLVPVSAEAINKAIELNGVAIELNQQAFLWGRRAAHDLAAVEKVAAPKVVEAPHCSTLEEIVADRVQRLTAYQNAAYAERYRELVERVRKADTDAEQRLSKAVARYYFKLLAYKDEYEVARLYSDATFRKQLEAQFEGDYRLQFHLAPSWLSKPDAVTGEPRKRSFGPWMLKAFAVLARFKFLRGSLFDPFGHSAERRLERELIEEYEANVAYLLAELNAGNYRTAVALAEIPEQIRGYGHVKEAALAKAREQATQLKARLTVSEIAAVQLFEPAA, via the coding sequence ATGTCACTGGCCGAAATCCGCCTGGATGACAAATACCGCCTCGCCACGGGTCACCTCTACCTGACCGGCACCCAGGCGCTCACTCGCCTGCCCATGCTGCAGAAGCAGCGTGATGCCGCCTTCGGACTCAATACCGCCTGCTTCATCTCCGGCTATCGCGGCTCGCCCCTGGGCGGTCTGGACAAGAGCCTGTGGGATGCGCGCGAGTACCTCAAGGAAAATCACATCCACTTCCAGCCCGGCGTCAACGAAGAGCTGGGCGCCACAGCGGTGTGGGGTAGCCAGCAGGCCAACCTGTTCCCCGGCGCCCGCTACGACGGCGTGTTCGCCATGTGGTACGGCAAGGGGCCAGGTGTTGACCGCAGCGGCGATGTGTTCAAGCACGGCAACTCGGCCGGTGTCTCCAAGCATGGTGGTGTGCTGCTGCTGGCCGGCGACGACCACGGCTGCAAGTCCTCGACCATTGCCCATCAGAGCGAGCACGCGTTTATCGCCGCGTCGATTCCGGTACTCAACCCGGCCAACGTCCAGGAAGTGCTGGACTACGGCATCATCGGCTGGGAGCTGTCGCGCTACAGCGGCTGCTGGGTGGCACTGAAGACCATTGCTGAGAACGTCGATTCCTCGGCCGTGGTGGACGTCGACCCGCTGCGTATCCAGGTGAAGATTCCCGAGGATTTCCAGCTGCCGGAAGACGGTGTGCACATCCGCTGGCCCGATCCGCCCCTGGCCCAGGAGAAACGCCTCAACGTCTACAAGATCTACGCCGCACGCGCCTTCGCCCTGGCCAACAACCTCAACCAGGTCAAGCTCGATTCGCCCAACCCGCGTCTGGGCATCATCACCACCGGCAAGTCCTACCTGGATGTGCGTCAGGCATTGGATGACCTCGGTCTGGACGAGGCGTTGTGCGCCCAGGTCGGCTTGCGCGTGCTCAAGGTCGGCATGAGCTGGCCGCTGGAACCGGTTTCGGTGCACCAGTTCGCCGAAGGCCTGGACGAAATCCTGGTGGTGGAAGAGAAGCGCAGCATCATCGAAGACCAGTTGACCGGCCAGCTCTACAACTGGCCGGTCGGCAAACGCCCGCGGGTGGTCGGCGAGTTCGACGAAGAGGGTAATTCGTTGCTGCCCAACCTCGGCGAGTTGACCCCAGCGATGATCGCCCGGGTGATCGCCAAGCGCCTGGCGCCGATCTACAGCAGCCCTACCATCGAAGAGCGACTGGCCTTCCTCGATGCCAAGGAAAAGGCACTGGCCGCGCCCAAGCACAAGACGGCGCGCACCCCGCATTTCTGCTCCGGCTGCCCGCACAACAGTTCGACCAAGGTGCCCGAAGGCAGCCGCGCTCTTGGTGGCATCGGCTGCCATTACATGACCCAGTGGATGGATCGCAGCACCGACACCTTCACCCAGATGGGTGGCGAGGGCGCTACCTGGATCGGCCAGGCGCCATTCACCGATACGCCGCACGTGTTCCAGAACCTGGGCGACGGCACCTACTTCCACTCCGGCCACCTGGCCCTGCGTGCCGCCGTGGCCTCCGGGGTCAACATCACCTACAAGATTCTCTACAACGACGCGGTGGCCATGACTGGTGGCCAGCCCATCGACGGCGAGCTGCGTATCGACCAGCTCAGCCAGCAGGTGCATGCCGAGGGTGTCAAGCGCATCGCCCTGGTCAGTGACGAGCCGGACAAGTACCCGACCCGCGCAACCTTCGCACCCGGCGTGACCTTCCATCACCGCCGCGAACTGGATGCCGTGCAGCGCGAGTTGCGCGAGTTCAAGGGCGTTTCGGTGATTCTCTACGACCAGACCTGCGCCACCGAGAAACGCCGTCGGCGCAAGCGCGGCAAGATGGTCGATCCGGCCAAGCGCGCCTTCATCAACCCGGCGGTGTGCGAAGGCTGCGGTGATTGCAGCGTGAAATCCAACTGTCTGTCGGTGCTGCCGCTGGAGACCGAACTGGGGCGCAAGCGCGAGATCGACCAGAGCGCCTGCAACAAGGACTTCAGCTGCCTGGAGGGCTTCTGCCCGAGTTTCGTCACCGTGCACGGCGGCAGCCTGCGCAAGCCCGAGGCCGTTGGCCTCGGTGCGCTGTTCATCGCCCTGCCGGAGCCCAAACAACCGGCTCTGAGCCGGCCCTGGAACATCCTCCTGCCCGGCGTCGGCGGCAGTGGCGTGACCACCGTCGGTGCGCTGCTGGGCATGGCCGCGCACATCGAAGGCAAGGGCTGCACCGTGCTCGACCAGGCTGGGCTGGCGCAGAAGTTCGGCCCGGTGATCACCCACATCCGCATCGCCGCGCGGCAGAGCGACATCTACGCGGTGCGTATCGCCGCCGGGGAAACCGATCTGCTGCTGGGCTGCGACCTGGTGGTGTCGTCCAGTGAAGAGGCTCTGGCCAAGCTCAACGACAAGATCGCCCATGCGGTGATCAACAGTCATGAGGCGGCCACCGCCGAGTTCACCCGCAACCCGGACGCCCAGGTGCCTGGCGCGGCCATGCGCGAAGCGATCAGCGAGGCAGTGGGCGATGGCAAGACCCGCTTCGTCGACGCTACCCGCCTGGCCACTCGCCTGCTCGGCGACAGCATCGCCACCAACCTGTTCATGCTCGGCTATGCATACCAAAAGGGACTGGTGCCGGTATCGGCGGAGGCGATCAACAAGGCCATCGAACTCAATGGCGTGGCCATCGAGCTAAACCAGCAGGCGTTCCTCTGGGGGCGTCGTGCTGCGCATGATCTGGCTGCGGTGGAGAAAGTCGCTGCACCCAAGGTGGTCGAGGCGCCACATTGCAGCACGCTGGAGGAAATCGTCGCCGATCGCGTGCAGCGCCTGACCGCCTACCAAAACGCCGCCTATGCCGAGCGCTACCGCGAACTGGTCGAGCGCGTGCGCAAGGCCGACACCGATGCCGAGCAGCGCCTGAGCAAGGCCGTCGCGCGTTATTACTTCAAGCTGCTGGCCTACAAGGACGAGTACGAAGTGGCGCGGCTTTACAGCGATGCAACCTTCCGCAAGCAGCTCGAAGCCCAGTTCGAAGGCGATTACCGCTTGCAGTTCCATCTGGCGCCGAGCTGGCTGAGCAAGCCGGATGCCGTTACCGGCGAACCGCGCAAGCGCAGTTTCGGCCCCTGGATGCTCAAGGCGTTCGCCGTACTGGCACGCTTCAAGTTCCTGCGTGGCAGCCTGTTCGATCCGTTCGGCCACAGCGCCGAGCGTCGTCTGGAGCGCGAGCTGATCGAGGAGTACGAGGCCAACGTGGCCTACCTGCTCGCCGAGCTCAATGCCGGCAACTACCGCACCGCGGTGGCGCTGGCCGAGATTCCCGAGCAGATCCGCGGCTACGGTCACGTCAAGGAAGCGGCGCTGGCCAAGGCGCGCGAACAGGCGACGCAGCTCAAGGCGCGCCTGACCGTCAGCGAAATCGCCGCGGTGCAGTTGTTCGAACCGGCAGCCTGA
- a CDS encoding Leu/Phe/Val dehydrogenase: MSVFTHVDFDHHEQVVYGHDNASGLKAIIAIHDSTLGPALGGCRMWNYATDEEALRDVLRLSRGMTYKSALARLPLGGGKAVIIGDPHTGKSEALFQAMGDFVDSLGGRYITAADSGTGVAEMRIMAERTRHVSGAGQREAFGGGNRDGDPSPSTAYGVFIGIQAAVAHRLGRQNLSGVRVAIQGVGQVGFGLAKLLKEAGAQLWVTDIVEANVQRAVSQLGATAVGQHEIYRLDVDVFAPCALGAIINLQTLEALRAPIIAGAANNQLADASLAELLRRRECLYAPDYAINAGGIIDVCYERTGGSAAELKAHIEGIGPTLTEIFQRAEREGETTTAIADRMALERLRGGLQSVRATTASKVVSQGWQR; the protein is encoded by the coding sequence ATGTCCGTCTTCACTCACGTCGACTTCGACCACCACGAACAGGTGGTCTACGGCCACGACAATGCCAGCGGCCTGAAAGCCATCATCGCCATTCACGACAGCACCCTCGGCCCTGCACTGGGTGGCTGCCGCATGTGGAACTACGCGACGGACGAGGAGGCGCTGCGCGATGTGCTGCGCCTGTCGCGCGGTATGACCTACAAATCGGCGCTGGCCCGCTTGCCGCTCGGTGGCGGCAAGGCGGTGATCATCGGCGACCCGCACACCGGCAAGAGCGAGGCGCTGTTCCAGGCCATGGGCGATTTCGTCGACAGCCTGGGCGGCCGATACATCACGGCGGCGGACTCCGGTACCGGCGTGGCCGAGATGCGCATCATGGCCGAGCGCACCCGCCACGTGTCCGGCGCCGGGCAGCGCGAAGCTTTCGGTGGTGGCAACCGTGACGGAGATCCGTCGCCCTCGACCGCCTACGGCGTATTTATCGGCATTCAGGCAGCGGTGGCGCATCGCCTGGGACGTCAGAACCTGTCCGGCGTGCGTGTGGCCATCCAGGGTGTCGGTCAGGTCGGCTTCGGTCTGGCCAAACTGCTCAAGGAGGCCGGTGCGCAACTGTGGGTGACGGATATCGTCGAGGCCAACGTGCAGCGCGCAGTCAGCCAGCTGGGCGCTACCGCGGTTGGCCAGCACGAGATCTATCGCCTCGATGTGGACGTGTTCGCCCCCTGCGCGCTAGGCGCGATCATCAACCTGCAAACGCTGGAAGCCCTGCGTGCGCCGATCATCGCCGGTGCGGCCAACAACCAGTTGGCCGACGCCAGCCTGGCCGAGCTGCTGCGTCGCCGTGAGTGCCTGTATGCACCAGACTACGCGATCAATGCCGGCGGCATCATCGATGTCTGCTACGAGCGCACCGGCGGCAGTGCGGCTGAACTCAAGGCGCATATCGAAGGCATTGGCCCGACTCTGACGGAGATCTTCCAGCGTGCCGAGCGCGAGGGTGAGACCACCACCGCGATTGCCGACCGTATGGCCCTGGAGCGCTTGCGCGGTGGTCTGCAGTCGGTGCGTGCGACAACGGCCAGCAAGGTCGTCTCTCAGGGTTGGCAGCGCTAG
- the phnP gene encoding phosphonate metabolism protein PhnP: MRLTLLGTGDARQVPVYNCQCPACTAARVQPARRRGPCCALIECGAQRWLIDSGLTDLTERFAPHSLSGILQTHYHADHAQGLLHLRWGQGLVIPVHGPDDPEGLADLYKHPGILDFSQPFAAFERRQLGQLQVTALPLTHSKPTFGYLFEGKGGEGQGRRIAYLTDTVGVPEASCAELGRVPLDLLVLDCSTAPQPVAPRNHNDLTRALEVIERLQPTHAVLTHIGHSFDAWLLDHPDALPPGVTLARDGLVL, translated from the coding sequence ATGCGCCTGACCCTGCTCGGCACCGGCGATGCCCGCCAGGTGCCCGTGTACAACTGCCAGTGCCCGGCCTGCACAGCGGCGCGCGTGCAGCCGGCGCGGCGCCGTGGCCCTTGCTGCGCCCTGATCGAATGCGGCGCGCAGCGCTGGCTGATCGACAGCGGCCTGACCGATCTCACCGAGCGTTTCGCACCGCACAGCCTCAGCGGCATCCTGCAGACCCACTACCATGCCGACCATGCCCAGGGTCTGTTGCACCTGCGCTGGGGCCAGGGCCTGGTGATCCCGGTGCATGGCCCGGATGATCCGGAAGGCCTGGCCGACCTGTACAAGCACCCCGGCATTCTCGACTTCAGCCAGCCGTTCGCTGCCTTCGAGCGCCGCCAACTGGGCCAACTGCAGGTCACTGCGCTACCGCTGACCCACTCCAAGCCAACCTTTGGCTATTTGTTCGAGGGGAAGGGGGGCGAGGGGCAGGGCAGGCGTATCGCCTATCTCACCGACACGGTTGGCGTGCCGGAGGCCAGCTGCGCGGAGCTTGGGCGTGTGCCGCTGGATCTGCTGGTGCTCGATTGCTCCACCGCGCCGCAGCCGGTGGCGCCGCGCAACCACAACGATCTGACCCGCGCGCTGGAGGTCATCGAACGGTTGCAGCCGACGCATGCGGTGCTGACCCATATCGGTCACAGTTTCGACGCCTGGTTGCTGGACCACCCCGACGCCTTGCCGCCTGGCGTGACGCTGGCGCGCGACGGTCTGGTGCTGTGA
- a CDS encoding MFS transporter, which yields MNARRITLLLCTAETLGMAGFALFAALLPQFQALWGLNNTEAGWIGGGFFLGYMLAVPVLTGLTDRYDARLIYLWAMLLTAVASAGFVFADGFWSALLWRVLAGIGLAGTYMPGLKALSERIDGASQSRAIAFYTASFGLGTALSFTLSGELAKLGGWQLPALLSGACALLAWALVYWGLAPKAVEAHAPRNLLDLAPLGNRAVLAYCLAYAMHNLELFALRAWLVAFVVFSGHLQSVDPWLSGTWVAMLATLIGMPSSILGNELALRFGRQRWLIGVMLSSALLAPVVGLGAALPFWVMLVLTLIYAVTVTADSASLTSGLVSVAPASHRGAAMALYSCTGFTGAFLGPLLFGMTLDALGNQRLLGWWAAFALMGLLLTLGPLALYWAGRAEVAPSER from the coding sequence ATGAACGCGCGTCGTATCACCCTGTTGCTTTGCACTGCCGAAACCCTGGGTATGGCCGGGTTTGCTCTGTTTGCCGCACTGTTGCCGCAATTCCAGGCGCTCTGGGGCTTGAACAATACCGAGGCGGGCTGGATCGGCGGCGGCTTCTTTCTCGGCTATATGCTGGCCGTGCCGGTGCTCACCGGCCTGACCGACCGTTATGACGCCCGGCTGATCTACCTGTGGGCCATGTTGCTGACGGCCGTGGCCAGCGCGGGTTTCGTTTTCGCCGATGGTTTCTGGTCCGCATTGCTCTGGCGCGTACTTGCCGGTATTGGCCTGGCCGGCACCTACATGCCGGGACTCAAGGCGTTGTCGGAACGTATCGACGGTGCCTCGCAGTCGCGTGCCATCGCCTTCTACACCGCTAGTTTCGGCCTGGGTACGGCGCTGTCCTTCACCCTGTCCGGTGAATTGGCCAAGCTCGGCGGCTGGCAACTGCCGGCGTTGCTCAGCGGTGCCTGTGCGTTGCTGGCCTGGGCGTTGGTGTATTGGGGGCTGGCGCCGAAAGCGGTCGAGGCACATGCGCCGCGTAATCTGCTGGATCTGGCGCCGTTGGGAAATCGCGCGGTGCTGGCTTACTGCCTAGCCTATGCGATGCACAACCTGGAGCTGTTCGCCCTGCGCGCCTGGTTGGTGGCCTTCGTGGTGTTCTCCGGGCATCTGCAGAGCGTCGATCCCTGGCTATCGGGCACCTGGGTGGCGATGCTGGCGACCTTGATCGGCATGCCGTCGAGTATCCTCGGCAATGAACTGGCGCTGCGTTTCGGGCGTCAGCGCTGGCTGATCGGCGTGATGCTCAGCTCCGCGCTGCTTGCCCCCGTGGTTGGCCTGGGCGCGGCGCTGCCGTTCTGGGTGATGCTGGTGCTGACTCTGATCTACGCGGTGACCGTCACCGCCGACTCGGCTTCGTTGACCTCCGGATTGGTCAGCGTCGCTCCGGCCAGTCACCGTGGTGCGGCGATGGCACTGTATTCCTGTACCGGCTTTACCGGCGCGTTCCTCGGCCCGCTGTTGTTCGGCATGACCCTCGATGCTCTGGGGAACCAGCGATTGCTCGGCTGGTGGGCAGCGTTCGCGTTGATGGGTTTGCTACTGACGTTGGGCCCATTGGCGTTGTATTGGGCCGGGCGTGCTGAGGTGGCGCCGAGCGAGCGTTGA